One segment of Meriones unguiculatus strain TT.TT164.6M chromosome 3, Bangor_MerUng_6.1, whole genome shotgun sequence DNA contains the following:
- the Cited4 gene encoding cbp/p300-interacting transactivator 4: MADHLMLAESYCLLQVPPHAHGPHAPRTVQPYAGQGMDSGLRPRGAPLGPPPPPGSLAYGSFGSPVSFQPFPVAQPPSAGSAHLQPAATPSPGRIPAPPGAAGGPSPLQPAPGAASAPPPPPALGCMDAELIDEEALTSLELELGLHRVRELPELFLGQSEFDCFSDLGSAPPAGSVSC; this comes from the coding sequence ATGGCCGACCACCTGATGCTCGCCGAGAGCTACTGCCTGCTGCAGGTGCCGCCGCACGCCCACGGCCCGCACGCGCCCCGGACTGTGCAGCCGTACGCAGGCCAGGGCATGGACAGTGGTCTGCGGCCGCGGGGGGCTCCTCTGGGACCGCCGCCGCCACCCGGGTCCCTGGCCTACGGCTCCTTCGGGTCTCCGGTCTCCTTCCAGCCCTTCCCCGTCGCGCAGCCGCCGAGCGCCGGCAGCGCGCACCTGCAGCCTGCAGCCACGCCGTCCCCGGGCCGCATCCCGGCGCCCCCGGGAGCCGCCGGAGGCCCTTCACCTCTGCAGCCGGCGCCCGGAGCAGCGTcagcgccgccgccgccccccgcCCTGGGCTGCATGGACGCGGAGCTCATCGACGAGGAAGCGCTGACGTCGCTGGAGCTCGAGCTTGGGCTGCACCGCGTGCGCGAGCTGCCCGAGCTCTTCCTGGGCCAGAGCGAGTTCGACTGCTTCTCGGACCTGGGGTCCGCGCCGCCCGCCGGCTCGGTGAGCTGCTGA